AGCATCGATCACCTGAGCATTAGCTAGCATTTATACAAGCAACTAGCATCATTTAGCATCAGCTAGCATTGATAGATGCTGCTAACATCGATGAATGTCACTTAGCATCAGCTAGCATTTATAGAAGCAACTATCATCGATTAGCATCAGCTAGCATTTATAGAAGCAACTACCATCGATTAGCATCAACTAGCATTTATAGAAGCAACTACCATCAATTAGCATCAACTAGCATTAATTTAAGCAGCTAGCATTAGTTAGCATCAGCTAGCATTGATAGATGCTGCTAACATCGATGAATGTCACTTAGCATCAGCTAGCATTTATAGAAGCAACTATCATCGATTAGCATCAGCTAGCATTTATAGAAGCAACTACCATCGATTAGCATCAACTAGCATTTATAGAAGCAACTACCATCAATTAGCATCAACTAGCATTAATTTAAGCAGCTAGCATTAGTTAGCATCAGCTAGCATTGATAGATGCTGCTAACATCGATGAATGTCACTTAGCATCAGCTAGCATTTATAGAAGCAACTATCATCGATTAGCATCAGCTAGCATTTATAGAAGCAACTACCATCGATTAGCATCAACTAGCATTTATAGAAGCAACTACCATCAATTAGCATCAACTAGCATTAATTTAAGCAGCTAGCATTAGTTAGCATCAGCTAGCATTTATAGAAGCAACTACCATCGATTAGCATCAGCTAGCATTTATAGAAGCAACTACCATCAATTAGCATCAACTAGCATTGATTTAAGCAGCTAGCATTAGTTAGCATCACCTAGCATTGATAGATGCTGCTAACATCGATGAATGTCACTTAGCATCAGCTAGCATTTATAGAAGCAACTACCATCGATTAGCATCAGCTAGCATTTATAGAAGCAACTACCATCGATTAGCATCAGCTAGCATTTATAGAAGCAACTGCCATCGATTAGCATCAACTAGCATTAATTTAAGCAGCTAGCATTAGTTAGCATCAGCTAGCATTTATAGAAGCAACTACCATCGATTAGCATCAGCTAGCATTTATAGAAGCAACTACCATCAATTAGCATCAACTAGCATTGATTTAAGCAGCTAGCATTAGTTAGCATCACCTAGCATTGATAGATGCTGCTAACATCGATGAATGTCACTTAGCATCAGCTAGCATTTATAGAAGCAACTACCATCGATTAGCATCAGCTAGCATTTATAGAAGCAACTACCATCGATTAGCATCAGCTAGCATTTATAGAAGCAACTACCATCGATTAGCATCAGCTAGCATTTATAGAAGCAACTACCATCGATTAGCATCAGCTAGCATTTATAGAAGCAACTACCATCAATTAGCATCAACTAGCATTGATTTAAGCAGCTAGCATTAGTTAGCATCACCTAGCATTGATAGATGCTGCTAACATCGATGAATGTCACTTAGCATCAGCTAGCATTTATAGAAGCAACTACCATCGATTAGCATCAGCTAGCATTTATAGAAGCAACTACCATCGATTAGCATCAGCTAGCATTTATAGAAGCAACTACCATCAATTAGCATCAACTAGCATTGATTTAAGCAGCTAGCATTAGTTAGCATCAGCTAGCATTTATAGAAGCAACTACCATCGATTAGCATCAACTAGCATTTATAGAAGCAACTACCATCACTTAGCATCAACTAGCATTGATTTAAGCAGCCAGCATTAGTTAGCATCAGCTAGCCTGTCAGTGACGGCGCGCCATGTTGAAACCTGCCTCACGAATGTGTTGCTATGGCGACAGTGTTTAAGAAGGAGCTGGACAAAGACGTGGCAGGAGACACGTCGGGAGACTTGGCTAAGCTGCTGCTGGCTCTCGTTCAGGTTCCTCACGGTTTACCTTCACTGACGATAATGATAGTGTGAAACATCTGATCTGACAAAACCTTTGGCCCTCAGACCAGACGAGACGATCCGTCCAACGTGGTGGATTATGAGAAGATTGACGACGACGCCAAAGTGGGTTTGTTGGCGAATGTTaatccatcaatcaatccatgGACTCTCCATCATAACCTTTGGCTGATATTCAGAGTCTCTACGAAGCTGGCGTGAAGCGCAAAGGAACTGACGTGTCCACCTGGATTTCCATCATGACCCAGAGGAGCGTCCCCCACCTGCAGAGAGGTGACTGACAGGCCATCAATCACCACACGCTATGATCATGAACAATGTGCCaatgtgcgtgtgcgtgtgcgtgcgtgtgcgtgcgtgtgcgtgtgtgcgtacgtgtgcgtgtgcgtgcgttcCAGTGTTTGAGCGCTACAAGCGCTACAGTCCGTACGACTTGAAGGAGAGCATCAGGAAGGAAGTCAAAGGCGACCTGGAAAAGTCTTTCCTGACACTCGGTACTCCATCATTTCTTAGcacgttagcatagcattgttTGCATCTGTTAGCAGTGTTGTGGTATAGCGTagctagcggttagcatgtgAGGCCCACGGACGGAGCAGCGAGGGTCAAAGGTGAACTGTGTTGACAGTGGAGTGTTTGGAGAACAAGCAGCTGTACTTCGCCACCAGACTCAACGAGGCCATGAAGGTAACGCGAGACGCCACGCCCGTGCCGCCATGTTGGCGTAGCCTCAGCGTGTGACCTTTGTGTGACCTCAGGGTAAAAGTGCCAAGGAGAAGGTGCTGACTCGCATCCTGGTGTCTCGTTGTCAAGTGGACCTGATGAAGATCAGAAGCCAGTTCAAGAAGCAATATGGACGCTCTCTGTACCGGACCATCGCCGTACGTGCGGCCGCCTCTCGCTCTCGTCCTTCTCGTCATTCTagtctcattctcattctcattctcgtACCAATCATCCTCATCCCTGCCATCCTCATTCCCATCCTCATTCCCATCCTCATTCCCATCCTCATTCCCATCCTCACACTCCTCACTCCATGCTCCTCGTCAcaccatcatcatcgtcatctgcATCCTTACCCCACTCAATCTCAGTCGtgtctcattctcattctcatccTCATTCTCATCATTGCTATACTCACCCTCCTCATGCCCTTCTTCCTCActgcatcatcatcctcattcaCATCCTCATTTTCATCCCTATCATCCTCACCCTTGTCATCCTCGTCATCCTTATACTCATTCTCctcatcacatcatcatcatcatcatcatctgcatcCTTACCCTACTCGATCTCATTCTCATCCTCATTGCTATACTCACCCTCCTCATGCCCTTCTTCCTCACcgcatcatcatcctcattcaCATCCTCATTTTCATCCCTATCATCCTCACCCTTGTCATCCTCGTCATCCTTATACTCATTCTCCTCGTCCATTTTCCTCCTCATGCTCCTCATCACACCATCATCATCTGCATCCTTATCCCACTCAATCTCATTCTTGTCTtattctcatcctcctcctcattctCATCATTGTATCCTCCTCAGCCCATCATCGTTCTCATTCGCATTCTCATTCGAATCACTATCATCCTCATCCACGTTCTTATCTTCGCTCTCAGTTTAGTCTCATTCTCATCACTATCAATCATCCTAATTATTATCCAAATCATTCTCCTCATCCCATCCTCATATTCATCGTCCTCATATCATCATTCTCATCTGCATCCTTGTTCTCGCTCATGGTCACCCGTGCCCTTGTCATCATCCTCATACACATACTCATTGTCCTCATCCCATCCTGCTCATACTCATCGTCCTTCTCATCACATCCTCATTCTCATTCTTCCGATCCTCATCAttctcttccttctcctttgcGAACGTATCATCCTCATTCTTACTCTTTCTCATCCCTATCACCCTCATCGCTGTCCTCCTCATCATTCTTATACTCATTCTCCTCATCCCTTTGCACTCATACCAAccctcatcatcttcatcagaccatcaccctcaccctcatCCTTATCCTCATCCTCACTCTTATTTTAGTCATCATTGTCATCCTAATCATCATCCTTATACCTATATACTATATTCTCCTTTTCTCATCCCATCATCATTCTCATCTGCATCCTCATTCTCGTTGATCCTCATCATCCTCGTTCTCGTTTTCCTTTTCATTCTCATCTGCCTCACCATCCTTGTCGTGCTTTTCCTCATCCCATCACCGACCTCAGCCGCGTCCTGGTCCTCGTCATCCTCAGTCTGGCTCTCATTCTCATGGCTATCACGCTCATCATTATGACCTTCATCATTGGTCATCCTCACGGTGACCCTGTGCTTCCAGGACCACACCAAGGGAGACTACCAGACGGCTCTGCTCTCGCTGTGTGGAGGCGACGACTGACATCAGGGGCTGCCTATCAAGACGTTACCCACAATGCCTCTGTGCGCCACCACGACGTCATTTCCCACAATGCGTCGCGCTTTGTGAGCAGCTTGAAGCAATAAAAGTTCAATCCTCTCCTGCCTTTTGCTCGATAGCAACACGtgaccaccagagggcagcagaGACGCTCACAAAACTTTGACTTTGctttgtcgtgtgtgtgtgtgtgcgcgtgcgcgtGTGCGTGTTGTTGACAGAGGCGGGTCTCAAACGAACATTTGTGAAAGCGGCAAAGCGCTGGCGGGAAGTCTCGACAAACAAACCAGGCTTCCTGTTCCGACGTCATCAGAAGTTTGGTTTCCGCCGCTCGTCGTCGTGCGGCACAAagaatatgcaaatgaggcgTCGCATTCACGTCTGACAATCGCGGCTCCTCGCTGACGAGTTGGAGGCCCGCGGCGTGGGGCTGTGATGGCGGAGTCGGGCGGCCTGCTTGTTTTTGGTGCCACGCTTCCTAGAAACCTTTCTTCTGCTCGGCAAACAGCGAAGAAACGAAGAAACGAAGAAACGACACCTTGGGCTTTCATCCGCCAGCTTGGAGACGTTTAGAGCGTTTTCATCGTTTGCCTCCATTTATTTGACGTGTCACGCAAACAACATGAACGCTAacgagaaaactttattttattaacatttcacacaaacaacacaaactctaacaagaaaactttatttcattaacattcacacaaacaacacaaactctaacaagaaaactttatttcattaacattcacacaaacaacacgaactctaacaagaaaactttattttattaacatttcacacaaacaacacaaactctaacaagaaaactttatttcattaacattcacacaaacaacacgaactctaacaagaaaactttattttattaacatttacaCAAACAACACGAACTCTAacaagaaaactttattttattaacatttcacacaaacaacacaaactctaacaagaaaactttattttattaacattcaCACTGTTAGTATGAGACCTGCTAGAACTATAAGGACTGGGACTGAGGACTTGTAGAACAGGGACTGTTAGGATCATAGGTCCGTTGTTATTGTGAGGACTCAAACCTGCTAGAACTATAAGGACTGGGACTGAGGACCATGAGACTGTTAGGACAAGGACTCGTAGAACTGTTAGGATCATAGGTCCGTTGTTATTGTGAGGACAGTTGCAACAAAGACTACTAGGACAAGGACTGTTGGGATGGGGACTCTTAGGATGAAGACCATTAGGGCGAGGACTGTGAGGACAAGGTCTGTTAGGAAGACGAGTGTTGGAAGGAGGACTCTTAGGGCTAGAACCGCTAGGGCAAAGACTGTTAGACTGTTAGGACAAAGACTGGTACACATGGACTGTTACGGACTGTTGGGAagatgagtgtaaagatgaggACTGTTAGGACAAAGACTGTTACGACTAGGACTGTTAGGACAAAGACTGTTACGACTAAGACTGTTAGGACAAAGACTTTTAGGACTAGGACTGTTAGGACAAAGACTGTTACGACTAAGACTGTTAGGACAAAGACTTTTAGGACTAGGACTGTTAGGACAAAGACTGTTACGACTAGGACTGTTAGGACAAAGACTTTTAGGACTAGGACTGTTAGGACAAAGACTTTTAGGACTAGGACTGTTAGGACAAAGACTTTTAGGACTAGGACTGTTAGGACAAAGACTTTTAGGACTAGGACTGTTAGGACAAAGACTTTTAGGACTAGGACTGTTAGGACAAAGACTGTTACGACTAGGACTGTTAGTACTATGAAGAGGAGGACTGTTGAGGTGGATAAATGATGAATTCCCAGTTAGGTTGGTCTCGATGGTAGTCAGGTCACCGCCATGACGGCGTGGACGGCGTGGACGGCGTGGACGGCGTGGACGTTGCAGTGCGTGGATGAAGATGAGGTCGATCATCAGCTTTGCGGTGAC
The Doryrhamphus excisus isolate RoL2022-K1 chromosome 12, RoL_Dexc_1.0, whole genome shotgun sequence genome window above contains:
- the anxa2b gene encoding annexin A2b — translated: MALVSEFLGQLTLAHGGEAEPTFPTVVPLRDFDPAQDAARLDAALRVKGVDEQTIVDILTRRTYEQRREIAFEYERLAKKDLVVALKGALSGSLEALMLGLMKSPTQYDAFELKASMKGLGTDEETLIEIVCSRNNEELAHIKKVYREMFKKELDKDVAGDTSGDLAKLLLALVQTRRDDPSNVVDYEKIDDDAKSLYEAGVKRKGTDVSTWISIMTQRSVPHLQRVFERYKRYSPYDLKESIRKEVKGDLEKSFLTLVECLENKQLYFATRLNEAMKGKSAKEKVLTRILVSRCQVDLMKIRSQFKKQYGRSLYRTIADHTKGDYQTALLSLCGGDD